One Nostoc punctiforme PCC 73102 DNA window includes the following coding sequences:
- a CDS encoding family 1 glycosylhydrolase codes for MISAFNSTLKTNKAQLPLQVWAGVECTVNRVGEEYLDQLERNGHATRLDDLDLFAELGIHAIRYPILWERIAPNGLENADWSWADERLGRLRELGIRPIVGLVHHGSGPRDTSLVDPEFPEKLAVFARAVAERYPWVTHYTPINEPLTTARFSGMYGHWYPHGRDNLTFARALLVECKAIALSMQAIREVNPNAQLLQTEDLGKTHSTPKLAYQAEFENERRWLSLDLLCGRINPTHPMWGYLRDCGVSESELEEFLQYTCPPGIIGINHYLTSERFLDENLENYPAWTHGGNGRDKYADVEAVRVCAEGLAGPRTLLKETWERYKLPFAVTEVHLSCTREEQLRWLNEVWNAAQELRDQGADVRAVTVWALLGSYDWNSLVTRSAGYYESGVFDLRSSRPRQTAIAKMVRDLTTGHKPNHPLLDTPGWWHREERLLYPAVSCRVSPPSLPFSSPASNRPLAIVGATGTLGNAFARLCQVRGISYCLLRRQDMDIANPASVNKALAELQPWAVVNAAGYVRVDDAEREPDICLKVNAEGAAILAAACAQHNVALVTFSSDLVFDGAESNPYVETDTVAPLNIYGCSKVLAEKLVLQAHPASLMIRTSAFFGPWDEYNFVTIALRQLAAGNTFVAAEDAIVSPTYVPDLVHASLDLLIDGEKGLWHLANKSAVAWADLARLAAKKAGVSVSNLIARPTQELGFIAPRPAYSVLGSNRGELMPHLDSAISRYLEEKS; via the coding sequence ATGATTTCTGCTTTCAACTCGACACTCAAAACTAACAAAGCACAACTTCCCCTACAAGTTTGGGCTGGTGTAGAGTGTACGGTTAATCGTGTGGGTGAAGAGTATCTCGATCAGTTAGAACGCAATGGTCATGCAACGCGCTTGGATGACCTAGATTTATTTGCTGAACTTGGCATACATGCCATCCGCTATCCAATACTTTGGGAGAGGATAGCGCCCAATGGTTTGGAGAATGCTGATTGGTCGTGGGCAGATGAAAGACTGGGGCGTTTGCGCGAACTCGGCATCCGTCCGATTGTGGGATTAGTGCATCATGGCAGTGGCCCGCGTGATACCAGCTTGGTAGATCCAGAATTTCCTGAGAAACTAGCGGTGTTTGCTCGTGCGGTTGCAGAACGCTATCCTTGGGTTACACATTACACACCCATCAACGAGCCACTGACAACAGCCCGATTCAGTGGGATGTACGGTCACTGGTATCCTCACGGACGGGACAATTTAACTTTTGCCCGTGCTTTGTTAGTAGAGTGTAAAGCGATCGCTCTTTCGATGCAAGCAATCCGGGAAGTCAATCCCAATGCCCAACTCTTACAAACTGAAGATTTGGGTAAAACTCATAGTACCCCAAAGCTGGCTTATCAAGCAGAATTTGAGAATGAACGTCGCTGGTTGAGTTTGGATTTATTGTGTGGCCGAATCAACCCAACTCATCCAATGTGGGGTTACTTGCGCGACTGTGGTGTAAGCGAGTCTGAACTTGAAGAATTTTTGCAATATACTTGTCCGCCTGGCATTATCGGCATTAACCATTACCTGACAAGCGAACGCTTTTTAGATGAAAACCTAGAAAACTATCCAGCTTGGACGCATGGTGGTAATGGTCGGGACAAGTATGCAGATGTAGAGGCAGTGCGAGTTTGTGCTGAGGGTTTGGCAGGCCCCCGGACATTGCTCAAAGAGACATGGGAACGTTATAAACTACCCTTTGCTGTCACTGAAGTTCACCTGAGTTGCACCCGTGAAGAGCAGCTACGCTGGCTCAATGAAGTGTGGAATGCAGCCCAAGAATTACGAGACCAGGGCGCAGATGTTCGCGCTGTAACTGTTTGGGCACTTCTCGGCAGCTACGATTGGAATAGTTTAGTGACTCGCTCGGCAGGATACTACGAGTCAGGCGTGTTCGATTTGCGCTCATCGCGTCCCAGACAGACAGCGATCGCTAAAATGGTGCGAGATTTAACCACTGGACATAAACCCAATCATCCATTACTTGATACACCAGGATGGTGGCATCGAGAAGAGCGCCTATTATATCCAGCCGTCAGTTGTCGCGTGTCTCCCCCATCTCTCCCGTTTTCCTCCCCTGCTTCCAATCGTCCCCTGGCGATCGTCGGAGCCACAGGAACACTAGGCAATGCTTTTGCTCGGTTGTGTCAAGTGCGAGGAATTTCATATTGCCTGCTAAGACGGCAAGATATGGACATTGCCAATCCTGCTTCCGTCAATAAAGCACTTGCTGAGTTGCAACCGTGGGCAGTTGTTAACGCTGCGGGATACGTGCGGGTGGACGATGCCGAACGTGAACCTGATATTTGTTTGAAAGTAAACGCTGAAGGGGCAGCGATTTTAGCTGCTGCTTGCGCTCAACATAATGTGGCGCTGGTAACTTTCTCTTCAGATTTGGTATTCGATGGTGCTGAGTCGAATCCTTATGTCGAAACTGATACCGTTGCGCCCCTCAATATATATGGGTGCAGCAAAGTTTTGGCAGAAAAGCTAGTATTGCAGGCTCATCCGGCATCACTAATGATTCGTACCAGCGCATTTTTCGGTCCGTGGGATGAATACAACTTTGTGACGATCGCCCTACGGCAATTAGCTGCTGGTAATACTTTTGTTGCAGCCGAAGATGCGATCGTTTCGCCTACTTATGTACCCGATCTTGTCCATGCCAGCCTTGATTTATTGATTGATGGTGAAAAAGGTTTGTGGCATTTGGCTAACAAAAGTGCTGTTGCTTGGGCTGACTTGGCACGATTAGCGGCGAAAAAAGCAGGTGTAAGTGTCAGCAATCTAATTGCTCGTCCTACACAAGAACTTGGTTTCATTGCTCCCCGCCCAGCTTACAGCGTTCTTGGTAGCAATCGAGGTGAATTAATGCCACACCTTGACAGTGCAATTTCTCGTTACTTGGAAGAAAAAAGTTAG